A window of the Oscillospiraceae bacterium genome harbors these coding sequences:
- a CDS encoding PucR family transcriptional regulator ligand-binding domain-containing protein: MAITLEKLYSTAKKTYQMELLAGRAGLHNYVRWVHMIEDMQVPSFLHGSELVFTTGIGQQGTDWLLDFAKRLYESNGAGLVVNLGPYIDAVPPQVVVFCEQHGLPLFRVPWKVHLIDITYDFCHRIIANEENEISLANALRDLIFASRGLRDLQPTFERHGFLSAGVYCVAVFRLSCCGAPISGEQAAMLRFHAHRLLGRLGCKFSLFYQNGSLVVVTSGLQTDQVQMFAENLIQICADRKPSIQARAGIGKQTSGYEGIPEAYRQACAALKIAACRGKTYLHYDELGIYKLLISVKDFSVLRDLYREVLGPLADYDEKNGTEYMKILRDYLAHDSSVQVLSQLNGVHRNTVNYQIKRIRKILQCELTQEDKLKILLAFYIEDLLKE, encoded by the coding sequence ATGGCAATTACACTGGAAAAATTATATAGTACGGCAAAAAAGACCTACCAGATGGAATTGCTGGCCGGCCGGGCCGGGCTGCACAACTATGTGCGCTGGGTACACATGATTGAAGATATGCAGGTGCCGTCTTTTCTGCATGGCAGCGAGCTGGTCTTTACCACTGGGATTGGGCAGCAGGGAACAGACTGGCTGCTGGACTTTGCAAAACGCCTATACGAAAGCAACGGCGCAGGGCTGGTGGTAAACCTTGGGCCGTATATCGATGCTGTACCGCCGCAGGTTGTTGTCTTTTGTGAACAGCACGGGCTGCCCCTTTTCCGCGTACCGTGGAAAGTACATTTGATTGATATTACTTATGATTTCTGCCACAGAATTATTGCTAATGAAGAGAATGAAATCAGCCTTGCCAATGCGCTGCGGGACCTGATCTTTGCTTCCCGCGGCCTGCGAGATTTGCAGCCGACTTTTGAGCGGCACGGCTTTTTAAGTGCCGGTGTGTACTGCGTTGCCGTTTTTCGTTTGAGCTGCTGCGGCGCACCCATCAGCGGCGAGCAGGCGGCAATGCTTCGCTTTCATGCGCACCGTCTGCTGGGGCGGCTGGGCTGCAAGTTCAGCCTGTTTTACCAAAACGGCAGCCTTGTTGTGGTGACCAGCGGCCTGCAGACAGACCAGGTGCAGATGTTTGCAGAAAACCTAATCCAAATTTGTGCCGACCGAAAACCTTCAATTCAGGCACGTGCGGGTATTGGCAAGCAGACATCCGGCTATGAGGGGATTCCCGAGGCGTACCGTCAGGCGTGTGCGGCTCTGAAAATTGCCGCCTGCCGCGGGAAAACCTATCTGCACTATGATGAACTGGGCATTTACAAACTGCTGATTTCTGTAAAAGATTTTTCAGTGCTCAGGGACCTGTACCGGGAAGTCCTAGGTCCGCTTGCGGACTATGACGAAAAAAACGGCACAGAGTACATGAAAATACTGCGCGATTATCTTGCACACGACTCCAGCGTACAGGTCCTTTCACAGCTGAACGGTGTGCACCGCAATACGGTAAATTATCAAATCAAGCGTATTCGGAAAATTCTGCAGTGTGAATTGACACAGGAAGATAAACTGAAGATTCTTCTTGCGTTTTATATTGAAGACCTGCTGAAAGAGTAG
- a CDS encoding aminotransferase class III-fold pyridoxal phosphate-dependent enzyme, protein MTGQEIKELSLTYNLHSWSKQKAIDPIPVVGGEGIYYYDADGNRYSDMSSQLVNLNVGHGNRQIIDAIKEQAEKYCFISPAAASEPRAKLAKMVIDRMPDNMGKVFFTNGGADANENAIKIARLYTGRKKIFSRYRSYHGSTFGAGNLTGEPRRYPLEPGIPGFVKFFDPYLYREKAPFTSEEEASAYYVDKLREQIIYEGADSVAAIVMETITGSNGVIIPPKGYLSGVRKVCDEFGIMMVCDEVMAGFCRTGKMFAFEHFGVKPDIVSFAKGITSGYVQLGGVVVSKKIAAYFDDHVLQCGLTYSGHPLACAAGIACLHFYDDAHILDKVAVTGGLLGELLEDLKVKHACVGDVRYIGLFSAIELVKDKKTKEPMVSYGGDPTGVMKAIIQKLAARRFMTYSHENMIMIAPPLIITPEQLKEEMAKMDEVLTEVDQEL, encoded by the coding sequence ATGACAGGTCAGGAAATCAAAGAACTTTCTTTAACCTACAATCTGCATTCTTGGAGCAAGCAGAAAGCAATTGACCCGATTCCGGTTGTTGGCGGAGAGGGCATTTATTATTATGATGCTGATGGAAACCGCTACAGCGATATGTCGAGCCAGTTGGTAAATCTGAATGTCGGCCATGGCAACCGCCAGATTATTGATGCGATTAAGGAACAGGCAGAAAAATACTGTTTCATTTCACCGGCCGCCGCCAGTGAGCCGCGCGCCAAACTTGCCAAAATGGTCATTGACCGCATGCCCGACAATATGGGCAAAGTCTTTTTTACCAACGGCGGCGCAGATGCCAACGAAAATGCAATTAAAATTGCGCGCCTTTACACCGGCCGTAAAAAAATCTTTTCCCGATACCGCAGCTACCACGGCTCTACATTTGGTGCGGGCAACTTGACCGGTGAGCCCCGGCGCTACCCCTTGGAGCCGGGTATTCCCGGATTCGTTAAATTCTTTGACCCCTACCTTTACCGGGAAAAGGCACCATTTACAAGCGAAGAAGAGGCTTCTGCCTATTATGTAGACAAACTGCGCGAGCAAATCATCTATGAGGGAGCCGACAGCGTTGCGGCTATCGTCATGGAGACCATTACCGGCTCTAACGGCGTCATCATTCCGCCAAAAGGCTACCTTTCCGGCGTGCGAAAAGTGTGCGATGAATTCGGTATTATGATGGTTTGTGACGAAGTCATGGCAGGCTTCTGCCGTACCGGAAAGATGTTTGCTTTTGAGCATTTCGGTGTAAAGCCAGACATTGTTTCCTTTGCAAAGGGAATTACCAGCGGCTATGTACAGCTGGGCGGCGTGGTTGTCAGCAAAAAAATTGCAGCCTATTTTGATGACCATGTGCTGCAGTGCGGCCTAACCTACAGTGGCCATCCGCTGGCCTGTGCCGCTGGCATTGCCTGCCTGCACTTTTACGATGATGCACATATTCTTGACAAGGTAGCGGTGACCGGCGGTCTGCTGGGCGAGCTGTTGGAAGACCTGAAAGTAAAGCACGCCTGTGTCGGCGATGTGCGGTATATCGGCCTGTTCTCTGCGATAGAGCTTGTAAAAGACAAAAAGACAAAAGAGCCAATGGTATCTTATGGCGGCGACCCCACAGGCGTTATGAAAGCAATTATTCAAAAGCTGGCCGCGCGCCGCTTTATGACGTATTCGCATGAAAACATGATTATGATTGCGCCGCCACTTATTATTACGCCGGAACAGCTGAAAGAAGAAATGGCAAAAATGGATGAGGTCCTTACCGAAGTGGACCAGGAACTTTAA
- a CDS encoding iron-containing alcohol dehydrogenase family protein, whose protein sequence is MQYYMPTRMFLGSGCVKENASMLSEIGKHALIVTGAHSARVSGALEDVLAALQTAGCLWTLFDQVTANPTIDCAYAGAHMACAAGADFVLAIGGGSPMDAGKAIALLAKNPQLTPQTLFAGSYPGGALPIVCIPTTAGTGSEVTKASILTNDAAKTKSSIANELLFPKVAFLDGKYTEELPLRTTIHTAVDALSHAAEGMLSCKACVITDALAKESLGRIGACFSSLQKGSLSPQQRQSLLAASTEAGMVIANTGTTAVHAMGYSLTYFKHIDHGRANGLLFADFLEFVCKKSPQRVQQVLSALGCTSVAQLRGVLSALLGKPEPLSEKEAEQFAAIAIRSKNIENCLVKPTQQDLLHIYRAGFSL, encoded by the coding sequence ATGCAGTATTACATGCCTACCCGAATGTTTTTGGGCAGCGGCTGTGTCAAAGAAAACGCTTCTATGCTTTCTGAAATCGGGAAACATGCGCTGATTGTTACAGGCGCACATTCGGCGCGGGTCAGCGGGGCACTGGAGGATGTGCTGGCGGCGCTGCAGACAGCCGGCTGCCTGTGGACCCTGTTTGATCAGGTGACAGCAAACCCAACGATTGACTGCGCTTATGCAGGCGCCCATATGGCCTGTGCAGCGGGGGCGGACTTTGTGCTTGCTATTGGCGGCGGCTCTCCCATGGACGCCGGAAAGGCGATTGCCCTTTTGGCTAAAAATCCGCAACTGACACCGCAGACGCTGTTTGCCGGCAGCTACCCGGGTGGTGCACTGCCGATTGTCTGTATTCCTACCACAGCGGGCACTGGGTCTGAGGTGACAAAAGCCTCGATCCTTACCAATGATGCTGCAAAGACGAAAAGCAGCATTGCAAATGAACTGCTGTTTCCCAAAGTTGCTTTTCTAGATGGTAAATACACGGAAGAACTTCCTCTGCGCACAACGATTCATACTGCTGTCGATGCCCTTTCACATGCGGCAGAGGGAATGCTTTCCTGCAAAGCCTGTGTTATTACAGATGCCCTTGCAAAAGAGTCTTTGGGCCGTATCGGCGCCTGCTTTTCTTCTTTACAGAAAGGCAGCCTTTCCCCGCAGCAGAGGCAGAGCCTTTTGGCTGCATCCACAGAGGCGGGTATGGTCATTGCCAACACCGGCACCACAGCGGTTCATGCGATGGGCTATTCGTTGACGTACTTTAAACATATTGACCACGGCCGTGCAAACGGCCTGCTCTTTGCCGATTTTTTGGAGTTTGTTTGCAAAAAATCTCCCCAGCGGGTACAGCAGGTGCTGTCTGCGCTGGGCTGCACTTCTGTTGCACAGCTGCGCGGCGTTCTCTCTGCACTGCTGGGAAAACCAGAGCCGCTTTCTGAGAAGGAAGCAGAGCAGTTTGCGGCGATTGCCATACGCTCTAAAAATATAGAAAACTGTTTAGTAAAGCCAACTCAGCAGGATTTGCTGCACATCTACCGTGCAGGATTTTCTTTGTAG